A region from the Flavobacterium enshiense genome encodes:
- a CDS encoding NAD(P)-dependent oxidoreductase: MKFGIIRERKNPPDRRVVFTPSELVKLKAQFPEAEIKVESSDIRIFSDNEYQKLGFEITDDLSDCDVLLGVKEVPVDALLPNKKYFFFSHTIKKQPYNKKLLVACLEKNICLIDHETIVNESNNRLIGFGRYAGIVGAYNGFRAFGIKYELFNLPKAETLADKAALIERLRRPMLPPIKIVLTGFGKVGMGAKEILDAMKIKEVSVEDYLTKVYDKPVYTQIDVLDYNKRKDETIVSKEDFYQNPQEYVSDFDRFTKVSDIYIAGHFYGNGAPVILTRDMLNAPGNKLKVVADISCDVEGPIECTLRSSTIADPFYGYYPSEGREVDVNHPGAIIVMAVDNLPCELPKDASEGFGEMFLEHVIPAFYNNDKDGILERAKITENGKLTERFKYLQDYVDGK, encoded by the coding sequence ATGAAATTTGGAATTATTAGAGAAAGAAAAAATCCGCCCGACAGACGAGTGGTTTTTACACCTTCTGAATTGGTTAAATTAAAAGCACAGTTTCCGGAGGCAGAAATTAAAGTGGAATCTTCAGATATCCGTATTTTTTCGGATAATGAATATCAAAAATTAGGTTTTGAAATAACCGATGACCTTTCGGATTGTGACGTATTACTTGGAGTTAAGGAAGTGCCCGTGGATGCATTGCTGCCTAATAAAAAATATTTTTTCTTTTCCCATACAATTAAAAAACAGCCGTATAACAAAAAATTACTTGTTGCCTGCCTGGAAAAAAACATCTGCTTAATTGATCATGAAACCATAGTGAACGAATCCAACAACCGTTTGATTGGGTTTGGACGTTATGCCGGAATAGTTGGCGCTTATAATGGATTCAGAGCATTCGGGATAAAATACGAATTGTTCAATCTTCCTAAAGCGGAAACTCTTGCAGATAAAGCAGCATTGATTGAACGCTTACGTCGTCCAATGTTGCCACCAATAAAAATTGTTTTGACCGGATTCGGAAAAGTTGGAATGGGGGCCAAGGAAATTTTGGATGCCATGAAAATTAAGGAGGTTTCTGTTGAGGATTATTTGACTAAAGTATACGACAAACCGGTGTATACCCAAATCGATGTTTTGGATTATAACAAAAGAAAAGACGAGACAATAGTATCAAAAGAAGATTTTTATCAAAATCCGCAGGAGTATGTGTCCGATTTTGATCGTTTTACTAAAGTTTCAGATATTTACATTGCCGGGCATTTCTATGGTAATGGTGCGCCAGTTATTTTAACCAGAGACATGTTAAACGCGCCTGGCAACAAACTTAAAGTAGTTGCAGATATTTCCTGTGATGTTGAGGGGCCTATTGAATGCACTTTGCGTTCTTCCACAATTGCTGACCCGTTTTACGGATATTATCCAAGCGAAGGCAGGGAAGTAGATGTTAATCATCCCGGGGCTATTATAGTGATGGCTGTAGATAATTTGCCGTGCGAATTACCAAAAGATGCCAGCGAAGGTTTTGGGGAAATGTTCCTGGAGCATGTTATCCCCGCGTTTTACAATAATGATAAAGACGGAATTTTGGAGCGTGCAAAAATTACTGAGAATGGTAAGCTAACCGAAAGATTTAAATACCTACAGGATTATGTAGATGGTAAATAA